Proteins encoded by one window of Lathyrus oleraceus cultivar Zhongwan6 chromosome 1, CAAS_Psat_ZW6_1.0, whole genome shotgun sequence:
- the LOC127093174 gene encoding uncharacterized protein LOC127093174, which translates to MFVPPPMVHTTPYNEENIYYATPRDVMGVNERLQGFQDQFLEMQREINAIRGKNLFGKTTSELCLVHNVQILPKFKVPDFEKYKVNSCPQIHLVMYARKISTQTDNHQLLIHYFQDSLTGAALKWWREIAAQICPPLEEKEMTKMFLKTRSSFYHDIMIASVPSDFTEMVNMGMRLEEAVREGRLTKEAGASSHVKKFTNNFSKKKESDVNFVSYDKQRRKYQHVAVVSPIISPPMIAPIYQPQFLHQHQQ; encoded by the exons ATGTTTGTACCTCCTCCTATGGTGCATACGACTCCTTATAATGAAGAAAACATTTATTATGCTACTCCAAGAGATGTTATGGGAGTAAATGAAAGGTTACAGGGATTTCAAGATCAGTTCTTAGAAATGCAAAGGGAAATTAATGCTATTCGAGGTAAGAATCTTTTTGGAAAGACCACTTCCGAACTCTGCTTAGTTCATAATGTTCAAATTCTACCCAAATTCAAAGTACCAGACTTCGAGAAATACAAAGTAAATTCATGTCCTCAAAttcatttggtgatgtatgctaGGAAGATATCCACTCAGACTGATAACCATCAGCTtttgatccactactttcaagacagtttaactggtgCCGCTCTTAAGTG GTGGCGTGAAATTGCTGCACAGATTTGCCCTCCacttgaagagaaagagatgactaaaatgtttttgaaaactcGGAGTTCATTCTACCATGACATCATGATTGCCAGCGTACCCAgtgatttcaccgagatggtaaacatgggcATGCGACTTGAGGAAGcagtccgagagggacgtttgaCTAAGGAAGCTGGCGCTTCTAGTCATGTTAAGAAATTCACCAATAATTTCTCCAAGAAGAAAGAATCGGATGTTAATTTCGTTTCATACGacaaacaaagaagaaagtaTCAACATGTTGCAGTCGTTTCACCAATCATTAGTCCACCAATGATAGCGCCAATTTATCAGCCACAGTTCTTGCATCAACATCAACAATAG